The following are encoded in a window of Cygnus olor isolate bCygOlo1 chromosome 21, bCygOlo1.pri.v2, whole genome shotgun sequence genomic DNA:
- the LOC121058404 gene encoding arylacetamide deacetylase-like 4: MAAIYTILVLFLAVFVAGFILLIMGAINFDFSNSEIPPGMNQPVKLRIIHIILICIAVVGKILEKIGICSQINFVRYMQGVRTLGADQKLFIKDLCFGKVPVRIYQPKAPSSSQRRGVMFFHGGGWTLGSVDTHENLCRSLARESDSVVVSVGYRLAPEHKYPAAYEDCLNATIHFMRNTEHYGVDPARISVCGDSAGGNLAAAVSQTLAGRSDLPKLRAQILIYPHLQALDFNLPSYQQNQGVPLLFRERAAFFALQYLNGDTSHMEEVLEGSHIPIDIKLNYKKWMSPDNIPEKFKARGYKSHVLLDCPTVVYETMKRFCEPNLCPLIAEDAVIQQLPESFILTCEFDVLRDDGLLYKKRLEDNGVQVTWYHLEDGFHGIMNFSNSDWMSFSSGERGLNNIVNFLKSL, from the exons ATGGCAGCTATTTACACTATACTGGTGTTATTCCTGGCAGTTTTTGTTGCTGGATTTATATTGTTGATCATGGGGgcaattaattttgatttctcCAACTCTGAAATTCCTCCTGGAATGAATCAACCTGTGAAGCTCCGAATcattcatattattttaatatgcataGCTGTGGTG ggaaagattttggaaaagattGGTATCTGCAGTCAGATTAACTTTGTCCGGTACATGCAAGGTGTAAGGACTCTGGGAGCAGACCAGAAGCTCTTCATCAAGGACCTGTGTTTTGGGAAAGTCCCTGTAAGGATTTATCAGCCTAAGGCTCCATCTTCCAGCCAAAGGAGGGGAGTTATGTTTTTCCACGGAGGAGGATGGACACTTGGAAGTGTTG ACACCCATGAAAACCTATGCCGCTCTCTTGCCCGAGAAAGTGACTCAGTGGTTGTATCTGTTGG GTACCGTTTAGCTCCTGAACACAAATACCCTGCTGCGTATGAAGACTGTCTTAATGCTACCATACACTTCATGAGGAACACAGAGCATTATGGGGTGGACCCTGCCCGTATAAGTGTCTGTGGGGACAGTGCAGGGGGCAATCTAGCAGCTGCTGTTAGCCAGACCCTGGCAGGTAGATCAGACCTCCCAAAGCTACGTGCTCAGATCTTGATCTACCCACACCTTCAGGCACTGGACTTCAATTTACCATCCTATCAGCAAAATCAGGGAGTCCCTCTCTTATTCCGAGAACgtgctgctttttttgctttgcagtaCCTAAATGGGGATACATCACATATGGAAGAGGTCTTGGAGGGCTCACATATTCCTATagatattaaattaaattataagaAGTGGATGAGTCCAGACAACATCCCTGAAAAATTTAAGGCCAGAGGCTACAAATCACATGTGCTACTTGACTGTCCAACTGTAGTTTATGAGACAATGAAAAGATTCTGTGAGCCCAACCTGTGTCCCCTGATAGCTGAAGATGCTGTTATTCAGCAGCTGCCAGAGTCTTTCATCTTGACTTGTGAGTTTGATGTGCTGAGGGATGACGGCTTGCTGTACAAGAAGAGACTGGAGGACAATGGAGTTCAAGTGACCTGGTACCACCTTGAGGATGGATTCCATGGAATCATGAACTTTTCTAATAGTGACTGGATGTCCTTTTCATCTGGAGAAAGGGGTCTCAACAATATTGTGAACTTCCTAAAAAGCTTATAG
- the LOC121058403 gene encoding arylacetamide deacetylase-like 4 isoform X2: MAFFYILSVILLVIFTASFIIAITTTIQSDYSNVSIPPGVNHPGKLRIVLAFMISTSAMGKILEKMGVCTKIAFTRYMRSGRKLGPDPQLSLVDARFGRVPVRLYRPRAPSAGLRPGAIFFHGGGWLYCSIDSHENICRYIAKESESVVVSVGYRLAPEHKYPAAYEDCLNATIHFMRNTEHYGVDPARISVCGDSAGGNLAAAVSQTLAGRSDLPKLRAQILIYPGLQALDFNLPSYQQNQGVPLLFRERAAFFALQYLNGDASHMQEVLKGSHIPPDMRMKYRKWLPESFILTCEYDVLRDDGLLYKKRLEDNGVRVTWYHLEDGFHGIMSLYGYRVLKFPSAKRGLDRIVKFLKGL; encoded by the exons atggcatttttttatatactgTCAGTGATACTGCTGGTGATTTTTACTGCTTCATTCATAATAGCAATTACGACAACAATTCAATCTGACTACTCCAATGTCAGTATCCCTCCTGGAGTGAATCATCCTGGAAAGCTTCGAATTGTCCTTGCTTTTATGATTAGTACATCTGCTATG GGGAAGATTTTGGAGAAGATGGGGGTGTGCACAAAGATCGCCTTCACCCGCTACATGCGCTCCGGGAGGAAGCTGGGGCCGGACCCGCAGCTCTCGCTAGTGGACGCGCGGTTTGGCCGGGTGCCGGTGAGGCTCTACCGGCCCCGGGCGCCATCTGCCGGCCTGCGGCCGGGCGCCATCTTCTTCCACGGCGGCGGCTGGCTGTACTGCAGCATCG ACTCCCATGAAAACATCTGCCGTTACATCGCCAAAGAAAGCGAGTCGGTGGTTGTGTCTGTTGG GTACCGTTTAGCTCCTGAACACAAATACCCTGCTGCGTATGAAGACTGTCTTAATGCTACCATACACTTCATGAGGAACACAGAGCACTATGGGGTGGACCCTGCCCGTATAAGTGTCTGTGGGGACAGTGCAGGGGGCAATCTAGCAGCTGCTGTTAGCCAGACCCTGGCAGGTAGATCAGACCTCCCAAAGCTACGTGCTCAGATCTTGATCTACCCAGGCCTTCAGGCACTGGACTTCAATTTACCATCCTATCAGCAAAATCAGGGAGTCCCTCTCTTATTCCGAGAACgtgctgctttttttgctttgcagtaCCTAAATGGGGATGCATCACATATGCAAGAGGTCTTGAAGGGCTCTCATATTCCTCCAGATATGAGGATGAAGTACAGGAAGTGG CTGCCAGAGTCTTTCATCTTGACTTGCGAGTATGATGTGCTGAGGGATGACGGCTTGCTGTACAAGAAGAGACTGGAGGACAATGGAGTTCGAGTGACCTGGTACCACCTTGAGGATGGATTCCATGGAATCATGAGCCTATATGGTTATCGTGTTTTGAAATTTCCATCTGCAAAAAGAGGACTGGACAGAATTGTTAAATTCCTAAAAGGCCTGTAG
- the LOC121058403 gene encoding arylacetamide deacetylase-like 4 isoform X1 produces MAFFYILSVILLVIFTASFIIAITTTIQSDYSNVSIPPGVNHPGKLRIVLAFMISTSAMGKILEKMGVCTKIAFTRYMRSGRKLGPDPQLSLVDARFGRVPVRLYRPRAPSAGLRPGAIFFHGGGWLYCSIDSHENICRYIAKESESVVVSVGYRLAPEHKYPAAYEDCLNATIHFMRNTEHYGVDPARISVCGDSAGGNLAAAVSQTLAGRSDLPKLRAQILIYPGLQALDFNLPSYQQNQGVPLLFRERAAFFALQYLNGDASHMQEVLKGSHIPPDMRMKYRKWVSPDNIPEKFKARGYKPHKPHEFKAEVFEKFKRIFEPSLCPLLAEDAVIQQLPESFILTCEYDVLRDDGLLYKKRLEDNGVRVTWYHLEDGFHGIMSLYGYRVLKFPSAKRGLDRIVKFLKGL; encoded by the exons atggcatttttttatatactgTCAGTGATACTGCTGGTGATTTTTACTGCTTCATTCATAATAGCAATTACGACAACAATTCAATCTGACTACTCCAATGTCAGTATCCCTCCTGGAGTGAATCATCCTGGAAAGCTTCGAATTGTCCTTGCTTTTATGATTAGTACATCTGCTATG GGGAAGATTTTGGAGAAGATGGGGGTGTGCACAAAGATCGCCTTCACCCGCTACATGCGCTCCGGGAGGAAGCTGGGGCCGGACCCGCAGCTCTCGCTAGTGGACGCGCGGTTTGGCCGGGTGCCGGTGAGGCTCTACCGGCCCCGGGCGCCATCTGCCGGCCTGCGGCCGGGCGCCATCTTCTTCCACGGCGGCGGCTGGCTGTACTGCAGCATCG ACTCCCATGAAAACATCTGCCGTTACATCGCCAAAGAAAGCGAGTCGGTGGTTGTGTCTGTTGG GTACCGTTTAGCTCCTGAACACAAATACCCTGCTGCGTATGAAGACTGTCTTAATGCTACCATACACTTCATGAGGAACACAGAGCACTATGGGGTGGACCCTGCCCGTATAAGTGTCTGTGGGGACAGTGCAGGGGGCAATCTAGCAGCTGCTGTTAGCCAGACCCTGGCAGGTAGATCAGACCTCCCAAAGCTACGTGCTCAGATCTTGATCTACCCAGGCCTTCAGGCACTGGACTTCAATTTACCATCCTATCAGCAAAATCAGGGAGTCCCTCTCTTATTCCGAGAACgtgctgctttttttgctttgcagtaCCTAAATGGGGATGCATCACATATGCAAGAGGTCTTGAAGGGCTCTCATATTCCTCCAGATATGAGGATGAAGTACAGGAAGTGGGTGAGTCCAGACAACATCCCTGAAAAATTTAAGGCCAGAGGCTACAAACCACACAAACCTCATGAATTCAAGGCTgaagtttttgagaaatttaaaaggatttttgagCCCAGCCTGTGTCCCCTGCTAGCTGAAGATGCTGTTATTCAGCAGCTGCCAGAGTCTTTCATCTTGACTTGCGAGTATGATGTGCTGAGGGATGACGGCTTGCTGTACAAGAAGAGACTGGAGGACAATGGAGTTCGAGTGACCTGGTACCACCTTGAGGATGGATTCCATGGAATCATGAGCCTATATGGTTATCGTGTTTTGAAATTTCCATCTGCAAAAAGAGGACTGGACAGAATTGTTAAATTCCTAAAAGGCCTGTAG
- the LOC121058405 gene encoding arylacetamide deacetylase-like 4 → MALLPALLLLLLLLLPLAALVLGTVLLALPSYEIPPGVNQPAKLRLVLAVLLGTAALGRILEKTGLCSQITFGRYVRQGRRLRVDPKLFIQDLQFNKVPVRVYQPKAISHGRRRAIIFFHGGGWVFGSLDTYEKVCRYISRESGSVVVSVQYRLAPEHKYPAAYEDCLNATIHFMRNTEHYGVDPARISVCGDSAGGNLAAAVSQTLAGRSDLPKLRAQILIYPGLQALDFNLPSYQQNRGVPLLFRERAAFFALQYLNGDASHMQEVLKGSHIPPDMRMKYRKWVSPDNIPEKFKVRGVKPLRPTDFVAEVYETVKRFCEPNLCPLLAEDAVVHQLPESFILTCEYDVLRDDGLLYKKRLEDNGVRVTWYHLEDGFHGIISLYDYGGFSFPSGKRGLDSVVNFLKGL, encoded by the exons ATGGCGCTGCTGCCAgcgctgctgcttctgctgctgctgctcctgcccctggcGGCGCTGGTGCTGGGCACGGTGCTCCTGGCGCTGCCCAGCTACGAGATCCCGCCCGGGGTGAACCAGCCCGCCAAGCTGCGCCTGGTCCTGGCTGTCCTCCTCGGCACGGCGGCCCTG GGAAGGATTTTGGAGAAGACAGGGCTTTGCAGTCAAATCACTTTTGGCCGATACGTGCGACAAGGACGGAGACTAAGGGTAGACCCAAAGCTGTTTATCCAGGATCTGCAGTTTAACAAAGTACCTGTGAGAGTTTACCAGCCTAAAGCTATATCACACGGGCGAAGGAGAGCTATCATCTTCTTTCATGGAGGAGGCTGGGTATTTGGAAGTCTTG atacCTACGAAAAAGTGTGCCGCTACATATCCAGAGAAAGTGGATCAGTAGTTGTATCTGTTCA GTACCGTTTAGCTCCTGAACACAAATACCCTGCTGCGTATGAAGACTGTCTTAATGCTACCATACACTTCATGAGGAACACAGAGCACTATGGGGTGGACCCTGCCCGTATAAGTGTCTGTGGGGACAGTGCAGGGGGCAATCTAGCAGCTGCTGTTAGCCAGACCCTGGCAGGTAGATCAGACCTCCCAAAGCTACGTGCTCAGATCTTGATCTACCCAGGCCTTCAGGCACTGGACTTCAATTTACCATCCTATCAGCAAAATCGGGGAGTCCCTCTCTTATTCCGAGAACgtgctgctttttttgctttgcagtaCCTAAATGGGGATGCATCACATATGCAAGAGGTCTTGAAGGGCTCTCATATTCCTCCAGATATGAGGATGAAGTACAGGAAGTGGGTGAGTCCAGACAACATCCCTGAAAAATTTAAGGTCAGAGGTGTGAAGCCGCTTAGGCCCACTGATTTTGTGGCTGAAGTTTATGAGACAGTGAAAAGATTCTGTGAGCCCAACCTGTGTCCCCTGCTAGCTGAAGATGCTGTTGTTCACCAGCTGCCAGAGTCTTTCATCTTGACTTGCGAGTATGATGTGCTGAGGGATGACGGCTTGCTGTACAAGAAGAGACTGGAGGACAATGGAGTTCGAGTGACCTGGTACCACCTTGAGGATGGATTCCATGGAATCATAAGCCTGTATGATTATGGGGGGTTTTCATTTCCATCTGGTAAAAGGGGATTGGACAGCGTTGTTAACTTCCTAAAAGGCTTATAG
- the C21H1orf158 gene encoding uncharacterized protein C1orf158 homolog isoform X2: MIASIKDGRDWWKIEPKYSGKVLIGNWLEERKRFIKPTGKLGCSTYSTDFICFPDHKPEQTLRRTMMKKYEGLPAQHFFTHHEEPRSRNLVSEYEDKYNRHSYDPVLPPLRSWNGRKLAWIPQKPDFPILARGMHTCPRTKKISVCPQSVVRIVRAFPVLPVE, from the exons atgattGCATCAATTAAAGATGGACGGGATTGGTGGAAAATTGAACCAAAATACTCTGGTAAAGTTCTCATTGGAAACTggctggaagagagaaaaagg TTTATCAAACCCACTGGGAAACTTGGCTGCAGCACATACAGCACAGACTTCATTTGCTTCCCAGATCACAAACCAGAACAAACACTAAGAAGAACCATGATGAAGAAATATGAG GgcctgccagcacagcacttCTTCACACATCACGAGGAACCAAGAAGCCGAAATTTAGTATCAGAGTATGAAGATAAATACAATAGACACAGTTATGACCCTGTGCTGCCTCCCCTCCGCAGCTGGAATGGACGCAAGCTTGCCTGGATTCCTCAGAAACCAGATTTCCCCATTCTTG CCAGAGGGATGCACACATGCCCTCGGACCAAAAAGATCTCAGTCTGTCCTCAATCTGTTGTCAGAATAGTACGAGCATTCCCTGTGCTCCCTGTGGAATAA
- the C21H1orf158 gene encoding uncharacterized protein C1orf158 homolog isoform X1 codes for MIASIKDGRDWWKIEPKYSGKVLIGNWLEERKRFIKPTGKLGCSTYSTDFICFPDHKPEQTLRRTMMKKYEGLPAQHFFTHHEEPRSRNLVSEYEDKYNRHSYDPVLPPLRSWNGRKLAWIPQKPDFPILEPPTNYGLLEHLMKKWHKKEAGTMRSVYTISYEKPPISAFAKTHGLSSRQGRHPHNIGRILDYEGSQKYLQALGQLARDRKARDASM; via the exons atgattGCATCAATTAAAGATGGACGGGATTGGTGGAAAATTGAACCAAAATACTCTGGTAAAGTTCTCATTGGAAACTggctggaagagagaaaaagg TTTATCAAACCCACTGGGAAACTTGGCTGCAGCACATACAGCACAGACTTCATTTGCTTCCCAGATCACAAACCAGAACAAACACTAAGAAGAACCATGATGAAGAAATATGAG GgcctgccagcacagcacttCTTCACACATCACGAGGAACCAAGAAGCCGAAATTTAGTATCAGAGTATGAAGATAAATACAATAGACACAGTTATGACCCTGTGCTGCCTCCCCTCCGCAGCTGGAATGGACGCAAGCTTGCCTGGATTCCTCAGAAACCAGATTTCCCCATTCTTG AACCACCCACCAACTATGGCCTGCTCGAGCACCTGATGAAAAAATGGCACAAGAAAGAAGCTGGAACGATGAGGAGTGTCTACACCATTTCCTATGAAAAGCCAccaatttctgcttttgctaaaACTCATGGCCTCTCTTCCAGGCAGGGACGTCATCCCCATAATATTGGTAGAATCCTGGACTATGAAGGGAGTCAGAAATATCTGCAAGCCCTCGGCCAACTAGcgagag